From the genome of Rathayibacter sp. VKM Ac-2804:
TTCGCCGCCGTCTTCGGGCCGACCTTGTCGACGCCGGGCAGGTTGTCGCTGGTCTCGCCGACGAGCGCCGCGATCTCGGGGTACTGGTGCGGCTCGACGCCGTACTTCTCGAAGACCTTGTCGCGGTCGTAGCGGGTGAGCTGCGACACGCCCTGGGTGGACGGGTAGAGCAGGGTCACGTCGGGGGTGACCAGCTGGATGGTGTCGCGGTCGCCGGAGACGACGAGGACCCGGAAGCCGGCCTCGGCGCCCTGGCGGGCGAGCGTGGCGAGGATGTCGTCGGCCTCGAAGTCCTCCTTCGAGACGGTGCGGATGTTCATCGCGTGCAGCGCCTCCTCGAGGAGGGGGACCTGGCCCTTGAACTCGGGCGGGGTCTCGCCGCGCGTGCCCTTGTACTCGGGGTACTCGCGGGTGCGGAACGAGTAGCGGGAGATGTCGAAGGCGACGCCGAGGTGCGTCGGCTTCTCGTTCTTGAGCAGCAGGATCAGCATCGACAGGAAGCCGTGGATGGCGTTCGTGTGCTGGCCCTCGCGGGTCTGGAAGCTGTCGACCGGGAGGGCGTAGAACGCCCGGAACGCGAGGGAATGACCGTCGATGAGCAGGAGGGTAGGCTGTTCCGGATCTGACACAGGGCAAGACTACACAGCGCCTCCGACACCGGTTCGGGCCCGGTCCCGCCCGTCGGCGGAGGGCCTCCGGGAGGCCCAGCACGAGGAGCACCGTGACCGAATCCGCCCCCGCCGCCGCGACCGCCGACTCCTGGGTCCGCCCGCCCGTCCTCGACCTCGAGGCGCACATCGGGCGCGGCATGGGCGAGCTCGCCGAGCGGATGGGCATCGTCTGGCACGAGCTCACCCCCGAGCACTCCGTCGCGTCGATGCCCGTCGAGGGCAACCGCCAGCCGGTCGGCATCCTGCACGGCGGCGCGCACGTCGTCCTCGCCGAATCGATGGGCTCGATCGCCGCCAACGTGCACGCCGGAGCGGGCCGCCTCGCGATGGGCATCGAGCTGAACGCGAGCCACAGCCGCTCGATCACCCACGGCCACGTGATCGCCACCTGCGACGCGATCCACCTCGGCTCGACCCTCACGACGCACGAGATCGTCGTCCGCGACGAGCAGGGCCGCCGCCTCAGCACGGTCCGCATCACGAACATCCTCCGCGACGCCCGCTGACGACGGCACGGGCATCGAGTAGCCCGAGCGCGGAAGCCGCTTCACGTCTCGGTGGTGAGGGAAAGTTGCGGCTGCGCCGCGTCATGGTGGTCGAGTAGCCCCGCAGGGGCGTATCGAGACCCGCCGTCATCAGCAGGGCGGGTCTGCAGACTCGTCCTTCTGACGCTGGTGGATCTCGATACGCCCGCTGCGCGGGCTACTCGATCAGCATGGCTTTCCCATACCTACTAGGTGATCTTTCCTAGGTGTACTGCTCAAGGACGTCGGGCTCTTCCCCGCCCTGCGCTGGCGCCGAAGGCGCCCCCTCCGCTCGGTACGCCCGCTGCGCGGACTACTCGATCAGCAGGGCATTCCCCCTAGGTACTAGGCGATCTTTCCCAGGACAATCGTCGGCGCCAGGACGGCCGGTCTGCGGACCCGGCCTTCATCCACCTCGGCTCGACCCTCACCACGCACGAGATCGTCGTCCGCGACGAGCAAGGGCGCCGCCTCAGCACGGTCCGCATCACGGACATCCTCCGCGACGCCCGCTGACCGGGTTCAGCTCCGCGCCGTGGAGACCGTGAGCGCGAACACCGTTCCGAGCACGAGCACGAGCCCGGCTGCGACGAAGGACGGCACGGGCGACCCGACGGCGGCCGACATCGTCCAGCCGATCAGTGCGATGCCGAGCTCTGCGGCGAACACTGCGCGCGTCGGTCGCTGGGCGGAGCGCTCGAGGAGGCGCGACCCCTCGACGAGCGGAATCATCCGCGGAACGAGAGCCAGGAGAACGAGCAGGAGAGGGAAGGGC
Proteins encoded in this window:
- a CDS encoding hotdog fold thioesterase — encoded protein: MGELAERMGIVWHELTPEHSVASMPVEGNRQPVGILHGGAHVVLAESMGSIAANVHAGAGRLAMGIELNASHSRSITHGHVIATCDAIHLGSTLTTHEIVVRDEQGRRLSTVRITNILRDAR